The Chitinophaga sp. H8 genome contains a region encoding:
- a CDS encoding HNH endonuclease yields the protein MVQDVFNKIREEHILAAIKMSSTLSFWWVNHKQTGKVEVNEGYIWSPQKNNNGSTNQTYINLTKTALGDIIFSYANGKIPAVGKVIALVQNKERPAEFGKTGHQWGKTGWLVSVQWQKLWSPLVPKDHLSQIVPLLPSKHAPIQANGNGNQGVYLAEIGSQLGNKLLYLIEQTNNGTSEAIEEIDTTLVERAQERDIELASISTTQKQQLIMARVGQGDFRINVQKIESKCRITGLTDKRLLIASHIKPWKVSSNEERIDGYNGLLLSPHIDKLFDKGWISFSDQGHLLVSRENIQPILNIWSINTDMFVGTFTDQQKVYLEYHRTIIFKG from the coding sequence ATGGTACAGGATGTCTTTAATAAAATCCGGGAGGAACATATTCTTGCAGCAATTAAAATGAGCTCTACCTTATCTTTTTGGTGGGTAAATCACAAGCAAACTGGTAAAGTCGAAGTAAATGAAGGTTATATTTGGTCTCCTCAGAAAAATAATAATGGTTCTACTAATCAGACCTACATTAATCTAACAAAAACAGCCCTTGGCGACATTATTTTCTCATATGCTAATGGCAAAATTCCCGCTGTTGGTAAAGTCATTGCTTTGGTCCAAAATAAGGAGCGGCCGGCTGAATTTGGGAAAACAGGTCATCAATGGGGTAAAACCGGCTGGTTAGTTAGTGTACAGTGGCAAAAGCTATGGAGTCCATTAGTTCCTAAAGATCACTTAAGCCAGATAGTTCCACTTCTACCGTCTAAACATGCTCCTATCCAGGCAAATGGTAATGGAAATCAAGGCGTTTATCTCGCCGAAATTGGCAGTCAACTCGGAAATAAGTTGTTATATCTAATAGAACAAACCAATAATGGCACTAGCGAAGCAATAGAGGAAATTGATACAACACTTGTAGAAAGAGCGCAAGAACGAGACATTGAACTGGCTTCCATCTCTACAACACAGAAGCAACAATTAATCATGGCCCGTGTAGGACAAGGGGATTTCCGTATTAACGTTCAAAAAATAGAATCAAAATGTCGCATCACAGGCTTAACTGATAAACGTCTGCTAATTGCAAGCCACATCAAACCATGGAAAGTTTCTTCTAATGAAGAACGTATTGATGGGTACAATGGCCTTTTATTATCTCCTCATATAGACAAATTATTCGATAAAGGATGGATTTCATTTTCTGATCAAGGTCACCTTCTAGTGAGCCGGGAAAACATTCAACCTATTTTAAATATTTGGTCTATCAACACTGATATGTTTGTGGGAACTTTTACAGATCAACAAAAAGTGTATTTAGAATACCATCGAACAATTATTTTTAAAGGATGA
- a CDS encoding flavin monoamine oxidase family protein: MEHIKDIIIVGAGLSGLTLAYQLTKQGKDIIILEASERVGGRIQTINGPLNTPLELGATWFSDIHTHLLALLTELQIEKFPQYSGGISLFQTKSFEPAQGFYVPASDTPSYRIAGGTQVLIDTLCEKFPEETIQLNNQVKSIQKRQDHLLLETTTGSKYMASKVAICIPPQLAASGITFSPVLPDTIQALLPTVQTWMAGAIKFVVEYEHPFWREQGYSGMLYSHAGIITEMYDHTNYEATKYGFTGFLNGGAVAYTTAIRKELVLQQLASLFGPRANTASAYFDKIWADQYIITGTPVIQRPHQNNGHPLLQHAYFDQSLFFCGTETSSKDPGYMEGAVAAALKISHNLFNKTQAG; encoded by the coding sequence ATGGAGCATATCAAAGATATAATTATTGTTGGGGCCGGGCTAAGCGGGCTCACATTGGCCTACCAGCTTACAAAACAGGGAAAAGATATAATCATACTGGAGGCTTCTGAAAGGGTTGGTGGTAGAATACAGACAATCAATGGCCCTTTAAATACACCATTAGAACTTGGAGCTACCTGGTTTTCTGACATACATACCCACCTGCTGGCCTTGCTAACGGAACTGCAAATAGAAAAATTCCCCCAATACTCCGGTGGAATATCTCTTTTCCAGACCAAGTCATTTGAGCCGGCCCAGGGGTTCTATGTGCCGGCGTCTGACACACCATCCTACCGCATTGCCGGAGGCACTCAGGTACTGATTGATACCCTCTGTGAAAAGTTCCCCGAAGAAACTATCCAGTTAAACAATCAGGTAAAATCCATTCAAAAAAGGCAGGACCACCTACTTTTGGAGACCACCACAGGTAGCAAATACATGGCCTCTAAGGTAGCTATTTGTATACCACCGCAATTGGCAGCATCCGGGATTACGTTTTCACCAGTGTTGCCGGACACGATCCAGGCATTGCTCCCTACGGTACAAACCTGGATGGCCGGCGCGATAAAATTTGTAGTTGAGTACGAACATCCTTTCTGGCGTGAGCAAGGCTATTCAGGCATGTTATATAGTCATGCAGGAATCATCACCGAAATGTATGACCATACCAACTATGAAGCAACCAAATACGGCTTTACCGGTTTCCTTAATGGAGGAGCGGTTGCTTACACCACAGCCATCAGAAAAGAATTGGTATTACAACAATTGGCTTCCTTATTTGGCCCCCGGGCCAACACCGCCTCCGCTTACTTCGATAAAATCTGGGCAGATCAATATATTATTACCGGTACCCCGGTCATACAACGGCCACATCAAAACAATGGTCATCCGTTATTACAGCACGCTTATTTTGATCAATCATTATTTTTCTGCGGAACAGAAACATCCTCAAAAGATCCGGGATATATGGAAGGTGCAGTGGCTGCAGCACTAAAGATATCCCACAACCTGTTTAATAAAACGCAAGCTGGATAA
- a CDS encoding helix-turn-helix domain-containing protein, protein MKRKEAISEYHLNKHRPDKPQFAIHDLKAYLTLNQGKANKPHIHSFFQIIWFKKGSGKHFVDFKAYDVFENAIFFIARNQVHYFDENTEYDGVLIHFSELFLTPNESSIDYLMKCSLFNNPYQMPSCCIGSNIEATLSIYINQIYTELETEEDFASDELLRTYLKAFLIQVQRGRNDFERANGKTPFMLDEKREQLIRFVNFVDEHFIKGVTVAEYAQLLHISSRTLSDLTAQTLNKTPLTVIQERTVLEAQRLLLHSDLNVNQIGYRLGFDDPSYFVKYFKKHTKISPSEFRKSIS, encoded by the coding sequence ATGAAACGAAAAGAAGCCATCAGCGAATATCATCTTAACAAACACCGGCCTGATAAGCCTCAATTTGCTATTCATGATCTTAAAGCCTATTTAACCTTAAATCAGGGAAAAGCAAATAAACCACACATTCATAGCTTCTTTCAGATTATCTGGTTTAAAAAGGGATCTGGAAAGCACTTTGTTGATTTTAAGGCATATGATGTCTTTGAAAATGCGATTTTCTTTATAGCCAGGAACCAGGTACACTATTTTGATGAAAATACGGAGTATGATGGGGTCCTGATTCACTTTAGCGAGTTATTCCTGACACCCAATGAAAGTAGTATTGACTATCTGATGAAGTGTAGCTTGTTCAATAACCCTTACCAAATGCCTTCCTGTTGTATAGGCAGTAATATTGAAGCTACTTTATCTATCTACATTAACCAGATTTATACTGAATTGGAAACGGAAGAAGATTTTGCCAGCGATGAATTGCTGCGTACCTATCTGAAAGCCTTTCTTATACAGGTACAGCGGGGGAGGAATGATTTTGAACGGGCAAATGGGAAAACACCATTTATGCTCGATGAAAAGCGGGAGCAGCTGATCCGTTTTGTAAATTTTGTTGATGAGCATTTTATTAAAGGGGTTACCGTGGCGGAGTATGCGCAGTTATTACATATTTCATCACGTACCCTGTCTGATTTAACGGCACAAACGTTGAATAAAACACCATTAACTGTTATACAGGAACGAACTGTGCTGGAAGCGCAGCGATTATTGTTACATTCTGATTTGAATGTAAACCAGATAGGGTACCGGTTAGGGTTTGATGATCCTTCCTACTTTGTGAAATACTTCAAGAAGCATACAAAGATATCTCCGTCTGAATTCAGGAAATCCATTTCCTGA
- a CDS encoding (deoxy)nucleoside triphosphate pyrophosphohydrolase — protein MNTIRVTCAIILREGKILAAQRSETMSLPLKWEFPGGKINKGESEVECLRRELLEELNLSMLIKGRLSNSLFNYGDFTVELIPFIVDYVESEIILHEHRQIGWFTSFELKDLDWAPADVPILQEFLDRTIKMPL, from the coding sequence ATGAATACTATTCGGGTTACTTGTGCAATCATTTTAAGAGAAGGTAAGATACTAGCTGCTCAACGTAGTGAAACGATGTCATTACCTTTAAAATGGGAGTTCCCAGGTGGTAAAATAAACAAAGGAGAATCTGAAGTAGAATGTCTAAGAAGAGAACTATTGGAGGAATTAAACCTCTCTATGCTCATTAAAGGTAGATTAAGCAATAGCCTGTTTAATTATGGGGATTTTACAGTCGAACTAATTCCTTTTATTGTCGACTATGTAGAAAGTGAAATTATATTGCATGAACATCGCCAAATTGGATGGTTTACAAGTTTTGAATTAAAAGACTTAGACTGGGCGCCTGCCGATGTACCAATTTTGCAAGAATTTTTAGATAGAACAATAAAAATGCCTTTATGA
- a CDS encoding FecR domain-containing protein, with protein sequence MSYTDFKAADFLLEESFINYCTASNEEDIAFWENYLQTHPEQAQEIRIAQELCHIIAVTPAAEDKEQVLARLKQSVENEPSLHIPSKDNSRIYRWMAAASVAAVFIIGYLLYKPASPTAPVYEISVALAGKYLPVAHTAFNDRQTITLPDGSRVTLNGSSTLTIAPDFNSRSRYVYLQGEAFFEIHQDKDRPFVVITPQTATTALGTSFLVKSGKRTQEANIKLATGRIKVQAIQNNQNMATLELSPGQQVQLDARSYQFNQSDFDTTEIQRWLTRKLEFVNADMQQISQQLEWYYGATIQLENTPKDTVLFTGVFQNKRFNEVLDAISFSNNFSYRQLNDTVFIRFE encoded by the coding sequence ATGTCATATACCGATTTTAAAGCCGCTGATTTCCTGCTGGAAGAGAGTTTCATTAACTACTGCACCGCCAGTAATGAGGAAGATATAGCCTTTTGGGAAAACTACCTGCAAACGCATCCTGAACAGGCACAGGAAATCAGAATAGCTCAGGAGTTATGCCATATTATCGCTGTTACACCTGCAGCGGAAGATAAAGAGCAAGTATTGGCCAGGCTCAAACAAAGTGTAGAAAATGAACCATCTCTTCACATACCTTCCAAAGACAATAGCAGAATCTACAGATGGATGGCAGCTGCGAGTGTGGCCGCTGTCTTTATAATAGGATATCTCCTGTATAAACCTGCATCACCTACAGCTCCGGTATATGAAATAAGTGTTGCCCTGGCCGGGAAATACCTGCCGGTAGCCCATACCGCTTTCAACGACCGTCAAACAATCACCCTCCCCGATGGAAGCCGGGTTACCCTAAACGGATCCAGCACCCTTACCATAGCTCCCGACTTTAACAGCCGCAGCCGTTATGTATACCTGCAAGGAGAGGCATTCTTTGAAATACACCAGGATAAAGACAGGCCTTTTGTGGTTATTACACCACAAACAGCTACTACCGCACTGGGTACCTCCTTCCTGGTTAAGTCCGGGAAAAGAACCCAGGAAGCGAATATTAAACTGGCCACAGGACGTATTAAAGTGCAGGCTATACAGAATAACCAGAATATGGCAACCCTGGAACTATCTCCCGGACAACAAGTCCAACTGGATGCCCGCAGCTATCAATTTAACCAGTCTGATTTTGATACAACAGAGATACAACGCTGGCTGACCCGTAAACTGGAATTTGTTAATGCAGATATGCAGCAGATATCACAACAGCTGGAATGGTATTATGGTGCTACCATTCAATTGGAGAATACACCAAAGGATACCGTATTATTTACAGGTGTATTCCAGAACAAACGTTTTAATGAAGTGCTGGACGCCATCAGCTTCAGTAATAATTTCTCTTACCGTCAATTAAATGATACTGTTTTTATCCGATTTGAATAA
- a CDS encoding RNA polymerase sigma factor, translating to MTFNKRDIDKNWQLLAEGERQGLYECFNIFYEDLYKLGLSLYKDPELVKESIHDLFLELWKIRQRLITVNNIQQYVITIFKRVLYKAKKGQGYAIFEIDGLEGGEDQLLATEVSYEEVLIASQQNAAIQERLHIALSELSERQKQLIRLKYFEQLSFREIADQTALTERTIYNTLHNAMQLLRKKIIREFIILLWLMNSGEA from the coding sequence ATGACCTTTAATAAGCGAGATATTGATAAGAACTGGCAGCTTTTAGCAGAAGGAGAGCGCCAGGGTTTATATGAATGCTTCAATATTTTCTATGAAGACCTCTACAAATTGGGATTGTCATTATATAAGGATCCTGAGTTAGTAAAAGAAAGCATTCACGATTTATTCCTCGAACTCTGGAAGATCCGCCAGCGACTGATTACTGTAAATAATATTCAGCAGTACGTGATCACTATCTTCAAACGTGTACTTTATAAAGCAAAAAAGGGCCAAGGTTATGCCATATTTGAAATTGATGGTCTGGAAGGAGGAGAGGACCAGTTACTGGCTACTGAGGTTTCCTATGAAGAAGTACTGATCGCCAGTCAGCAAAACGCGGCTATACAGGAACGGTTACACATCGCTTTGTCCGAATTGTCTGAACGGCAGAAACAACTGATACGGCTAAAGTATTTTGAGCAGTTGAGTTTCCGGGAAATAGCTGATCAAACTGCCCTTACAGAGCGTACCATCTACAATACTCTTCATAATGCCATGCAGCTGCTCCGGAAGAAAATCATCCGGGAGTTTATTATACTCCTTTGGTTGATGAACAGTGGAGAGGCCTGA